In Estrella lausannensis, one DNA window encodes the following:
- a CDS encoding alpha/beta fold hydrolase: MKKEGSALHFVRLGKGGIPLVMIHGFGNTLENLRPLAELLSDTREVILIDLPGFGNSPPLDSAVSAEDFAALLKDFLDKEAIAKIDIAGHSFGGKVGMMFSSLYPDRIRKLVLIATSGLRRKRTLTQSLRFHSVKTLGKAVKLFDKLSGKHLFKSWFAPQFGSSDYNLFPHVRNILVRSVNENVDDKIFKIKTPTLILFGGRDQETPPEMGHRLNRMIRQSQLVIYPTLDHRPFEDVGRHLMQKHIHQFLEDFSLVRK; the protein is encoded by the coding sequence ATGAAAAAAGAGGGATCCGCTCTTCACTTCGTAAGGTTAGGGAAGGGGGGCATCCCCCTTGTCATGATTCATGGTTTTGGTAATACACTGGAGAATCTACGACCTCTCGCAGAGCTTTTATCGGATACAAGAGAGGTCATCCTGATCGATCTTCCCGGTTTTGGAAATTCCCCTCCGCTAGACTCCGCTGTCTCCGCTGAGGATTTTGCTGCGTTGCTGAAAGACTTCTTGGATAAAGAGGCGATAGCAAAGATCGATATCGCTGGACATTCTTTTGGCGGCAAGGTCGGAATGATGTTTTCCTCCCTATATCCCGACAGGATAAGAAAGCTGGTGCTGATCGCTACTTCAGGACTCAGGAGAAAGCGGACGCTTACTCAGTCTCTCAGGTTTCATTCAGTTAAAACGCTTGGCAAAGCGGTTAAGCTGTTTGATAAACTCTCTGGCAAGCACCTCTTCAAAAGCTGGTTCGCTCCCCAATTTGGTTCGAGTGATTACAATCTTTTCCCCCATGTGAGAAATATTCTCGTTCGCTCGGTCAATGAAAACGTTGACGATAAGATTTTCAAAATCAAGACTCCCACCTTAATCTTGTTTGGAGGGAGGGATCAGGAGACTCCACCGGAAATGGGGCATCGCCTGAACCGTATGATAAGACAGTCTCAGCTTGTAATCTATCCGACGCTCGATCATAGGCCGTTTGAAGATGTCGGAAGGCATCTGATGCAAAAGCATATTCATCAATTTTTGGAAGATTTCTCCCTGGTGCGCAAATGA
- the cutA gene encoding divalent-cation tolerance protein CutA yields MTQYIEIHWTTATIDEARRVCRFLVQERLVACAQITPWIESIYMWNNQLETTQESKVVFKALLENFDEIRGVIEKNTSYEVPEITYRFIDGGNTSYLEWVKESVQIDKASSQK; encoded by the coding sequence ATGACGCAATACATTGAAATACATTGGACGACGGCTACTATCGACGAGGCGAGGCGTGTTTGTCGCTTCCTCGTCCAGGAAAGGCTTGTCGCCTGTGCACAAATCACGCCTTGGATAGAGTCCATCTACATGTGGAATAACCAGCTGGAAACAACACAGGAGAGCAAGGTCGTATTCAAGGCTCTGCTGGAAAATTTCGATGAGATCAGAGGTGTCATCGAGAAAAATACTTCCTATGAAGTGCCCGAAATCACCTACCGCTTCATCGATGGCGGCAACACCTCCTATCTTGAATGGGTCAAAGAATCGGTCCAAATTGATAAGGCAAGCTCTCAAAAATGA
- a CDS encoding KH domain-containing protein: protein MKEFIEYIVKNLVDEPDQVTVHCDQGEKGLVVEIRVGQKDIGKVVGRKGTTINALRTIAMTACARLGHKVRVELVE, encoded by the coding sequence ATGAAAGAGTTTATTGAGTACATTGTAAAGAATCTTGTAGACGAGCCGGATCAGGTAACTGTCCATTGCGACCAAGGAGAAAAGGGGCTTGTCGTTGAAATTCGCGTCGGGCAAAAAGACATCGGCAAAGTAGTTGGGCGCAAAGGAACTACGATCAATGCGTTGAGAACCATTGCCATGACGGCGTGCGCAAGGCTGGGCCACAAGGTGCGCGTTGAACTGGTAGAGTAA
- a CDS encoding Mur ligase family protein, which translates to MISLLSLLAAFSFFIYRRMKRLLRYLQQDDYIPSRFVRWFVEKKAFDMRGSAVALCGGAISLLGWEATPWMALGYLVIGLMENNPEKSGKMPLKMTARAKRILWVASAMPALCFAMLLLLFYRFFPAWPAALLISQAVPLYLLAAVAVLSIDETRRQRRFMEEAKKRLLDVNPLVIGITGSYGKTTTKHFLSKLMQQSLGPTFFPGKGVNTPMGITREIRERLKDRTPYAVVEMAAYGKGSIHRLTKLTPPRGAILTIIGKAHLERFGSQEMIRKTKAELAEAVPEDGFLVLNGDDPLCRKIGLENPKKAVLYYGYSEDLGPLDLKMTLLKSGAAGTEVEFLWRGKPYTATVSLHGKPIIANLGSAFLTVCHLGADPAFVTALLPHLEAYDNRLQVRREGDITVLHDAYNSNPSGFKAAVDVLASVDGKRRILMTPGMIELAEEQEKENEEVAFASAKVADLALIVGETNREALKRGLLKGGMSPENILFFKGRDEAFHYLKDNRKEGDVLLIENDLLDLHEAKEAF; encoded by the coding sequence ATGATCTCTCTTCTATCTCTGCTCGCGGCATTTTCTTTTTTTATCTACCGCAGGATGAAGAGGCTTTTACGCTACCTGCAGCAAGACGATTATATTCCTTCGAGATTCGTTCGATGGTTTGTTGAGAAAAAAGCTTTTGATATGAGGGGATCGGCCGTCGCTCTTTGCGGAGGGGCGATATCCCTTTTGGGCTGGGAAGCCACCCCCTGGATGGCTTTAGGCTATCTGGTCATTGGACTCATGGAGAATAACCCAGAGAAATCAGGGAAGATGCCGCTTAAAATGACAGCGAGGGCAAAGCGTATTTTATGGGTTGCCTCGGCCATGCCCGCCCTCTGTTTTGCGATGCTTCTTCTACTCTTTTATCGCTTCTTTCCTGCCTGGCCCGCAGCTCTTCTGATCAGCCAGGCGGTGCCTCTTTACCTTCTTGCAGCCGTGGCAGTTTTGAGCATTGACGAGACGAGGCGGCAGAGACGTTTTATGGAGGAGGCAAAGAAAAGGCTTCTTGACGTCAACCCCCTCGTGATCGGGATCACGGGAAGTTACGGTAAAACGACGACAAAACATTTTCTATCCAAGCTGATGCAGCAATCTCTGGGTCCTACGTTTTTTCCCGGAAAAGGCGTCAACACCCCCATGGGAATAACACGTGAGATCCGCGAGCGCCTGAAAGACCGCACTCCTTATGCGGTGGTGGAAATGGCGGCGTACGGGAAGGGATCTATCCATCGTTTAACCAAACTGACTCCGCCCAGAGGGGCAATCTTAACAATTATCGGTAAAGCCCACCTGGAGAGGTTTGGCAGTCAGGAGATGATCCGCAAGACAAAGGCGGAGCTGGCAGAGGCAGTTCCGGAAGATGGCTTTTTGGTATTGAACGGTGACGATCCACTCTGCAGAAAAATTGGCTTGGAGAACCCTAAAAAGGCTGTCTTGTACTATGGTTACAGTGAAGATCTCGGGCCTCTCGATTTAAAAATGACACTTCTAAAAAGCGGTGCCGCTGGCACGGAAGTGGAATTTCTTTGGAGGGGAAAACCCTATACGGCAACGGTTTCACTGCATGGCAAGCCCATCATCGCCAATCTCGGATCGGCCTTTTTGACTGTTTGCCACCTCGGTGCCGATCCTGCTTTTGTCACTGCACTGCTTCCTCATCTTGAAGCGTACGATAACAGACTGCAGGTGCGCCGCGAGGGCGACATCACGGTCTTGCACGACGCTTACAACTCCAACCCGAGCGGCTTTAAAGCTGCTGTCGATGTGCTCGCTTCCGTTGACGGGAAGCGGCGTATTCTGATGACTCCGGGAATGATCGAACTGGCTGAAGAGCAGGAGAAAGAGAACGAAGAGGTTGCTTTTGCCTCCGCCAAAGTAGCTGATTTAGCGCTGATTGTCGGAGAGACAAACCGAGAGGCCCTCAAGAGAGGTCTTTTAAAAGGGGGCATGAGCCCGGAAAACATCCTCTTTTTTAAAGGGCGAGACGAAGCATTTCACTATCTGAAAGACAATAGGAAGGAGGGAGATGTTCTCTTAATCGAGAACGATCTTCTTGACCTTCATGAAGCTAAAGAAGCTTTTTAA
- a CDS encoding D-alanine--D-alanine ligase family protein — protein sequence MYGGRSSEHEISIITALQSMQAIDPLSYEVIPVYLALDGKWYTGEGLYDKKTYTRFDAEKKKLREILLPADPSIRGFVPVEGGVVSLTKPFRPDACLLAFHGQYGEDGCVQGLLELASIPYTGCQVMASSVAMNKTVCKKVAQAEGIPTLPYVEVKRQAAVKDICKLAKEVEDRLGKDSYPYFVKPVHLGSSIGISKAGHLEALKVSLAKALQYDEKALVEPCVTNIMEINVAVLDTNPIRTSVVEIPLSSGGALSYEDKYMRGGSKTSAASQGMASLQRVIDPVDLSCEIKRRAQDFAARFYESIGAKGIARLDFILDLNSDTLYFNEINPIPGSLSFYLWEKSEPRMLYPDLIHHLIESALSGAAAKDCLVPLVGFKALKYTETN from the coding sequence ATGTATGGCGGCAGATCTTCCGAGCATGAGATATCCATTATCACCGCGCTCCAATCGATGCAGGCTATCGACCCCCTATCCTACGAGGTAATTCCTGTGTATCTTGCCTTGGATGGTAAGTGGTATACCGGAGAGGGGCTTTACGATAAAAAAACCTACACCCGGTTCGATGCGGAGAAGAAAAAGCTGAGGGAGATCCTGCTTCCGGCAGATCCCTCCATTCGCGGATTTGTTCCTGTCGAGGGGGGAGTCGTTTCCTTGACCAAACCGTTTCGGCCTGACGCCTGCCTGTTGGCGTTCCACGGGCAATATGGCGAAGACGGCTGCGTTCAAGGGCTGCTTGAGCTAGCTTCCATTCCCTATACCGGCTGCCAGGTCATGGCCTCTTCCGTGGCGATGAATAAGACAGTGTGCAAAAAGGTGGCGCAGGCAGAGGGAATTCCAACTCTTCCCTATGTGGAAGTCAAACGGCAGGCGGCGGTAAAGGATATTTGCAAGCTTGCTAAGGAGGTCGAGGACCGCTTGGGGAAAGATTCCTATCCCTACTTTGTGAAACCTGTGCATTTAGGTTCTTCGATCGGCATATCCAAAGCCGGCCATCTGGAGGCTTTAAAGGTCTCTCTGGCCAAAGCGCTTCAGTATGATGAAAAGGCTCTGGTGGAGCCTTGCGTTACCAACATCATGGAAATCAACGTAGCTGTGCTGGACACAAACCCCATCCGCACTTCGGTGGTGGAGATCCCTTTGTCATCGGGCGGGGCCTTGAGCTATGAGGATAAGTATATGCGGGGGGGATCGAAAACATCGGCGGCAAGTCAGGGGATGGCCTCGTTGCAGAGAGTGATCGACCCGGTTGACCTCTCATGCGAGATCAAACGCCGCGCACAAGATTTTGCCGCCCGGTTTTATGAATCAATCGGAGCCAAAGGGATCGCCCGGCTCGACTTTATCTTGGATTTAAACAGCGACACTCTCTACTTCAACGAGATCAACCCGATTCCCGGCTCTCTCTCGTTTTATCTTTGGGAGAAGTCAGAGCCCAGAATGCTCTATCCGGACCTGATCCACCACCTGATCGAATCGGCGCTCTCGGGCGCTGCTGCCAAAGATTGCCTGGTTCCGCTAGTTGGTTTCAAAGCGCTTAAGTATACCGAAACAAATTGA
- the murC gene encoding UDP-N-acetylmuramate--L-alanine ligase produces the protein MKSTHFIGIGGIGMSALAKILLMQKIPVSGSDIASSYVTEELKSLGAKVHIGHDAGNVPQDAIVVYSTDISKDNPEFLFAIKNHMEVMHRSDLLQKMMKGKKTVAIAGTHGKTTTTSLMATVFTECGMAPTFAVGGFVKNYGTNALWGAGEHFIAEADESDGTFLKYTPFGAIVTNIGMDHMSYFGTKERLKEAFLKFLFKVQSHEHLFFCKDNKDLNEMCHHGVGYGFAEDSELRGSNFVQEGWKLSLDIRFHSKFYKKVEAPLVGFHNALNVLAVFGYAVSSGIREEAIRAALLKFEGVKRRSDVIAKKEGVVFVDDYAHHPTEIASTLRGLKSVFPANRLVVVYQPHRYSRVKDCKGAFGKIFDDADELIVTDIYPAGEAPVKGVDAMNIVEEVLDSSDVSTVFVSKDKLHDHLKGFLKKGDAVVFMGAGDISSFGRQFASQYQASCSTESISICS, from the coding sequence ATGAAGAGCACTCATTTTATTGGAATCGGAGGCATCGGTATGAGCGCCCTTGCCAAAATTCTTCTGATGCAAAAGATTCCCGTGAGCGGAAGCGATATTGCTTCTTCCTACGTTACCGAGGAGCTTAAATCCCTTGGGGCAAAAGTGCATATCGGGCACGATGCCGGCAATGTTCCTCAAGATGCCATTGTAGTCTACAGCACCGACATATCCAAAGACAATCCGGAGTTTCTCTTCGCGATCAAAAATCATATGGAAGTGATGCACAGATCCGATCTTCTGCAGAAGATGATGAAAGGGAAGAAGACAGTCGCCATCGCGGGAACTCATGGCAAAACCACCACCACTTCTCTGATGGCAACGGTATTTACCGAGTGCGGCATGGCTCCGACGTTTGCTGTCGGCGGGTTTGTTAAAAATTATGGAACCAACGCACTGTGGGGCGCTGGCGAACATTTCATCGCCGAAGCAGATGAAAGCGACGGTACATTCCTTAAGTATACACCCTTTGGAGCCATCGTCACAAATATCGGAATGGACCATATGAGCTATTTCGGCACTAAAGAGCGTCTGAAGGAAGCTTTCCTTAAGTTCCTTTTCAAAGTGCAGTCGCACGAGCACCTTTTCTTTTGCAAAGACAACAAAGACCTCAATGAAATGTGCCATCATGGGGTCGGCTACGGATTTGCAGAAGACTCGGAGCTGCGGGGCAGCAATTTTGTGCAGGAGGGTTGGAAGCTCTCTCTCGACATCCGTTTCCATAGCAAGTTCTACAAGAAAGTAGAGGCTCCTCTTGTCGGATTCCACAATGCCCTTAACGTCCTCGCCGTGTTCGGCTACGCCGTGTCCAGCGGAATTCGGGAAGAGGCGATTCGTGCTGCGCTGCTTAAATTCGAGGGTGTCAAGAGAAGGTCGGATGTGATCGCCAAAAAGGAGGGGGTCGTTTTTGTCGACGACTATGCTCACCATCCTACCGAAATCGCGTCGACGCTGCGCGGTCTTAAGTCGGTCTTTCCGGCCAACCGACTTGTGGTTGTTTACCAGCCCCATCGCTATAGCCGGGTCAAAGATTGCAAAGGAGCATTCGGAAAAATATTTGATGATGCCGACGAGCTCATTGTCACTGACATCTATCCAGCCGGTGAGGCGCCTGTCAAGGGAGTGGATGCCATGAATATTGTCGAAGAGGTACTTGATTCTTCCGACGTGTCGACGGTGTTTGTTTCCAAAGACAAGCTTCATGACCATCTGAAGGGCTTTTTGAAGAAGGGCGATGCGGTTGTCTTCATGGGCGCCGGAGACATCTCCTCTTTCGGAAGGCAGTTTGCTTCCCAGTATCAGGCCAGCTGTTCGACGGAATCCATCTCGATTTGTTCATGA
- a CDS encoding UDP-N-acetylglucosamine--N-acetylmuramyl-(pentapeptide) pyrophosphoryl-undecaprenol N-acetylglucosamine transferase: protein MVKRVMICTGGTGGHVFPALALARQLKEEMPSLYICFAGGGLSQNRFFDKEAYPFKEVLCGYFPLKNPLKCVASAGKVMAGVIQSGRILDEVKPDLVIGFGSYHTLPLLIATKLRGVPYILHAADSIPGKVIRLMSGSALATGITFPMARKYLRGPVVDVGSPLREDLRQGRPEKEEALARYGLKAGKKTVLIFGGSQGAAFINEMMETASKSLHSLNGAVQFIHLTGLKGDTSGLVKAYREKQFDACVKPFEDKMQYAWTAADLVISRAGAGTIAEQIAFEVPGILIPYPYASENHQEMNAEFMAGEVGGARVMTEAGYSSAGFDLLMKQLITNEDELFTKMQEAIRNFKERAPAEDMCSLVKKLMPTTTGES from the coding sequence ATGGTCAAGCGGGTAATGATATGCACAGGAGGAACGGGGGGGCACGTTTTTCCGGCTCTAGCCCTTGCCCGACAGCTTAAAGAGGAGATGCCATCCCTCTACATCTGCTTTGCGGGCGGCGGTCTTTCACAAAACCGGTTTTTTGACAAGGAAGCCTACCCATTCAAAGAAGTCCTCTGCGGCTACTTTCCCCTCAAGAACCCTCTCAAATGCGTTGCATCAGCAGGTAAAGTGATGGCAGGAGTCATCCAGAGCGGACGGATCTTAGACGAGGTTAAGCCTGATCTGGTGATCGGTTTTGGCAGTTATCACACGCTGCCTCTTCTGATTGCCACTAAGCTGAGAGGTGTTCCCTATATTCTCCATGCAGCAGACAGCATACCGGGCAAGGTTATCAGATTGATGTCCGGAAGCGCCCTTGCGACAGGGATCACGTTTCCGATGGCAAGAAAGTATTTAAGAGGTCCGGTCGTGGATGTAGGGTCGCCCTTGCGCGAAGACCTGAGGCAAGGCAGGCCTGAAAAAGAGGAGGCCCTTGCCCGCTATGGGCTTAAAGCGGGTAAAAAGACGGTTCTTATCTTTGGAGGGTCTCAAGGGGCGGCATTCATTAACGAGATGATGGAAACGGCATCCAAGTCACTGCACTCTTTAAACGGCGCTGTCCAGTTTATCCATCTGACAGGGTTGAAAGGGGATACTTCTGGTCTTGTCAAAGCGTACCGGGAAAAGCAATTCGACGCCTGTGTCAAGCCCTTTGAGGATAAAATGCAGTATGCGTGGACGGCGGCAGACCTTGTAATATCAAGGGCCGGAGCCGGAACGATCGCCGAACAGATTGCGTTTGAAGTCCCGGGAATATTGATTCCCTATCCCTATGCTTCGGAGAACCATCAGGAGATGAATGCCGAGTTTATGGCCGGGGAAGTGGGCGGTGCAAGGGTCATGACAGAAGCGGGCTATTCCTCCGCGGGCTTCGATCTTCTCATGAAGCAGCTCATCACAAACGAGGACGAACTTTTTACGAAAATGCAAGAAGCGATACGGAACTTTAAAGAAAGAGCGCCAGCAGAAGATATGTGTTCGCTTGTGAAAAAATTGATGCCGACAACGACAGGGGAAAGCTAA